A genomic segment from Candidatus Viadribacter manganicus encodes:
- a CDS encoding outer membrane protein assembly factor BamD, with the protein MTPRKNQLSRAIVLALLAGGVTACGGVRDRADVQYVEEPASNLYNRAADALDRGRYQRALTMFEEVERQHPYSSWARRAMLMEAYTHYQAQQYDDSIENAQRFISLHPGNESAPYAYYLIAICHFERIMDVGRDQGTTERALAALNDVVRRYPDSPYARDARLKLDMVYDQLAGKEMAIGRFYLTRDQQLAAINRFRNVIENENFQRTTHVPEALHRLVESYLSVGMTEEAQRMAAILGYNFPGSEWYQRTYALLTQEGVAPVAVEEAERRGWLRRTFGRVL; encoded by the coding sequence ATGACCCCTCGGAAGAACCAACTTTCCCGGGCCATCGTGCTCGCTTTGCTCGCGGGCGGTGTTACCGCGTGCGGCGGCGTTCGTGATCGGGCTGACGTTCAGTACGTCGAGGAACCTGCATCCAATCTCTATAACCGAGCCGCCGATGCGCTCGACCGCGGCCGCTATCAGCGTGCGCTGACGATGTTCGAGGAAGTTGAGCGCCAGCACCCGTATTCGTCGTGGGCGCGCCGCGCGATGCTCATGGAAGCTTATACGCACTACCAAGCGCAGCAGTACGATGACTCAATCGAGAACGCCCAGCGCTTCATCTCTCTGCACCCGGGCAACGAGAGTGCGCCGTACGCCTATTATCTGATCGCGATCTGCCACTTCGAGCGCATCATGGATGTGGGCCGCGACCAGGGCACAACCGAGCGCGCTTTGGCTGCGTTGAACGATGTCGTGCGCCGCTATCCGGATAGCCCGTACGCGCGTGACGCGCGCCTGAAGCTGGACATGGTCTACGACCAGCTCGCCGGCAAAGAGATGGCGATCGGTCGTTTCTATCTGACGCGCGACCAGCAGCTCGCAGCGATCAACCGCTTCCGCAATGTGATCGAGAACGAGAACTTCCAACGCACCACGCACGTGCCGGAAGCGCTGCATCGTTTGGTCGAGTCCTACCTCTCGGTTGGCATGACCGAGGAGGCTCAACGCATGGCGGCGATCCTCGGCTACAACTTCCCGGGCAGCGAATGGTATCAGCGCACGTACGCGCTGCTGACGCAGGAAGGCGTTGCGCCGGTCGCTGTTGAGGAAGCTGAGCGCCGTGGCTGGCTCCGCCGCACGTTCGGCCGGGTGTTGTAA
- the ligA gene encoding NAD-dependent DNA ligase LigA, which produces MSDKAVDKLTPKQAAAELERLASDIARHDKLYHGKDAPLISDAEYDKLRVRNAAIEARFPDLVREDSPALSVGSAPAEKFGKVRHAVPMLSLDNAFDPADAHAFVAKVQRFLNLDGSPVITAEPKIDGLSASLRYENGKFVQGATRGDGREGEDVTANLRTIADIPHVIKGAPAVLEVRGEVYMEKAAFAKMNAALEKDGKQTYVNPRNSAAGALRQLDAKITATRPLRFFAHGWGELSEPLAETQFDSVQRLADLGFPLAGIKRAQNAEELLAIYESILAGREKLAYEIDGVVYKVDSLSLQQRLGFVSRSPRWAIAHKFAAEQQTTILEGIDIQVGRTGALTPVGRLKPVFVGGVTVTNVTLHNSDYIRGVGADGGPIRGGKDLRIGDTVIVQRAGDVIPQIVDVLLEKRTKGARKYQFPERCPVCDSHVARELEPGEEGVIARCTGGLNCPAQAVERLIHFVARRAMDIEGLGSKQIEEFYELGWVKEPADIFKLADHRNELMTRDGYGEKSVANLLASIDARREPEFSRFLYALGIRDIGETTAGVIARRFESWAAFVDAMQAAVKAKPGEAYEALERVNGVGDGARAALIAAAPELKGPAGDLFASGEAPKVKGVTAKAWQGLTDAFGSLAEAVAAIKAAAKQAPGDDYLELARIDGVGPVAADHLVDFFAEKHNVDALKRLLKNVTPKDQPRAATSSKVSGLTIVFTGTLEKTTRDEAKARAISLGAKVSGSVSKKTDLVVAGPGAGSKLAEAEKHGVKVIDEDAWIALST; this is translated from the coding sequence GTGAGCGACAAAGCTGTCGATAAGCTGACACCGAAGCAAGCCGCCGCTGAATTGGAGCGGTTGGCGTCAGATATCGCGCGTCACGACAAGCTCTATCATGGCAAAGACGCGCCCCTGATCTCGGATGCAGAGTATGACAAGCTTCGCGTGCGCAACGCGGCGATCGAGGCGCGCTTTCCCGATCTTGTTCGCGAGGATAGTCCCGCGCTGAGCGTAGGGTCGGCGCCGGCGGAGAAGTTCGGCAAGGTTCGCCACGCCGTGCCGATGCTGTCGCTGGACAATGCGTTCGATCCGGCTGACGCGCACGCCTTTGTCGCCAAGGTGCAGCGTTTTTTGAATCTGGACGGGTCGCCGGTGATCACGGCCGAGCCAAAGATCGACGGGCTTTCAGCTTCGCTTCGCTACGAGAATGGCAAGTTCGTGCAGGGGGCCACGCGCGGCGATGGCCGTGAAGGTGAAGACGTCACCGCAAACCTCCGCACTATCGCTGACATCCCGCACGTCATCAAAGGCGCGCCCGCTGTGCTCGAAGTGCGCGGCGAAGTTTATATGGAGAAGGCGGCGTTCGCGAAGATGAACGCGGCGCTCGAGAAGGATGGCAAGCAGACGTATGTCAATCCGCGCAACAGTGCGGCGGGCGCGCTGCGTCAACTCGATGCAAAGATCACGGCGACGCGGCCATTGCGCTTCTTCGCGCACGGCTGGGGCGAATTGAGTGAGCCGTTGGCGGAAACGCAATTTGATAGCGTGCAACGGCTGGCGGATCTCGGCTTTCCCCTGGCCGGCATCAAGCGCGCCCAGAACGCTGAAGAATTGCTCGCGATCTATGAGAGCATCCTCGCGGGGCGTGAGAAGCTTGCCTATGAGATCGACGGCGTCGTTTACAAGGTCGACTCGCTCTCCTTGCAGCAGCGTCTGGGGTTCGTATCGCGCAGCCCGCGTTGGGCGATTGCGCACAAGTTCGCCGCCGAACAGCAAACGACCATCCTCGAAGGCATCGATATCCAAGTTGGCCGTACGGGCGCGTTGACGCCGGTGGGGCGCTTGAAGCCGGTGTTTGTCGGCGGGGTTACTGTCACCAACGTGACGCTGCACAATTCCGATTACATTCGCGGCGTCGGCGCTGACGGCGGTCCGATCCGCGGCGGCAAGGATTTGCGCATTGGCGACACGGTCATCGTTCAGCGCGCGGGCGATGTGATCCCGCAGATTGTTGATGTGTTGCTTGAGAAGCGAACCAAAGGCGCGCGCAAATATCAGTTTCCAGAGCGCTGCCCGGTTTGCGACAGCCATGTCGCGCGCGAACTGGAGCCTGGCGAAGAGGGCGTCATTGCGCGCTGTACGGGCGGGCTGAATTGTCCGGCGCAGGCGGTTGAAAGGCTCATCCACTTCGTTGCGCGCCGTGCGATGGACATCGAAGGCCTGGGTTCAAAACAGATCGAGGAATTCTACGAGCTCGGCTGGGTCAAGGAGCCCGCCGATATCTTCAAGCTCGCCGACCATCGTAATGAGCTGATGACGCGCGATGGCTATGGCGAGAAGAGCGTCGCCAATCTGCTCGCCAGCATAGATGCGCGCCGCGAGCCCGAGTTTAGCCGCTTCCTCTATGCGCTTGGCATTCGCGATATCGGCGAGACAACGGCCGGCGTAATCGCGCGGCGTTTCGAAAGCTGGGCCGCGTTTGTTGACGCGATGCAGGCTGCGGTCAAGGCGAAGCCCGGAGAGGCTTACGAGGCGCTTGAGCGGGTCAACGGCGTTGGTGATGGTGCGCGCGCGGCGCTCATTGCGGCAGCGCCCGAATTGAAGGGGCCGGCTGGCGATCTCTTTGCGAGCGGTGAAGCGCCAAAGGTGAAGGGCGTTACAGCAAAAGCCTGGCAAGGCTTGACTGACGCATTCGGCTCGCTCGCCGAGGCGGTGGCGGCAATTAAGGCGGCAGCAAAGCAAGCGCCGGGTGACGACTATCTTGAACTTGCGCGCATCGACGGTGTTGGGCCGGTCGCGGCGGACCATCTCGTCGATTTCTTCGCTGAGAAGCACAACGTCGACGCACTGAAGCGTCTGTTGAAGAATGTGACGCCGAAAGATCAGCCGCGCGCCGCCACGTCGAGCAAAGTCTCTGGGCTCACGATCGTGTTTACCGGCACGCTGGAAAAGACCACGCGCGATGAAGCCAAAGCGCGCGCGATATCTCTCGGCGCCAAAGTGTCCGGCAGCGTGTCGAAGAAGACGGATCTTGTCGTTGCCGGCCCCGGTGCAGGCTCAAAGCTCGCGGAGGCCGAAAAGCACGGCGTCAAAGTGATCGATGAAGACGCCTGGATCGCGCTCAGTACCTAG
- a CDS encoding nuclear transport factor 2 family protein has product MSNLDPVRALYAAFASGDMPAALATMAPDIVWNEAENYPYADRNPYVGPEAVLMGVFARIGGDWDGFSATSDELIDGGDTIISLGHYAGASKATGKKMRAQFAHVFRVKNGKINGFQQYADTLGTAIALGR; this is encoded by the coding sequence ATGTCCAACCTTGATCCGGTTCGCGCGCTTTACGCCGCCTTCGCAAGCGGCGACATGCCAGCCGCGCTCGCCACCATGGCGCCGGACATCGTTTGGAACGAAGCCGAGAACTACCCTTACGCCGACCGCAACCCTTACGTTGGACCCGAAGCCGTCCTGATGGGCGTGTTCGCGCGCATCGGCGGCGATTGGGATGGCTTCAGCGCGACGTCCGACGAATTAATCGATGGCGGCGACACCATCATTTCGCTCGGACATTATGCCGGCGCGAGCAAAGCCACCGGCAAGAAGATGCGCGCGCAGTTCGCGCACGTCTTCCGCGTGAAAAACGGCAAGATCAACGGCTTTCAGCAATACGCGGACACGCTCGGCACAGCGATCGCACTCGGACGCTAG
- a CDS encoding M20/M25/M40 family metallo-hydrolase, which translates to MDRDDIPQIDHVAQPTRRGLWAGAAALAPMLAVTDADAATPNRGALRRIVDQQKEENVALLQDWIRNPTIAAEGLNIQGGADYMARLAREAGFQTAEIVSTDGSPGVWATLDVGAPKTLAVYFMYDVKQFNPAEWSSPPLEARLVNNDLGRVVVGRGAVNQKGPEIAFLGALRALRAAGRQPPVNIVLICEGEEEIGSPHFHQIAQHANVLPRLQSALGVFIPSAWQDPTTGGVSVNLGAKGVIECELIASGENWGRGPTRDIHSSTKAMIDAPVWRLVRALDTLTSEDGNTPAIDGWFENVRPLTDRERELIQMGARNTSEEDYKRRNGVSHFIDDLPWAQALERLASQPTVNIEGLVAGYTGPGGMTILPHRGVAKLDMRLVPNQTRAECEAKLRAHLDARGFNDVQINVSGGYDPTETAESSAIVQAQLAAYRQAGARTALNPRLAGSWPGAVFTAAPVSIPAGQFGLGHGNGAHAPNEYFLIDSSNPRVQGLSGAVMGFIDIMYELAR; encoded by the coding sequence ATGGACCGCGACGACATTCCTCAGATCGATCACGTAGCGCAGCCGACCCGGCGCGGCTTGTGGGCTGGCGCGGCTGCGCTCGCGCCGATGCTTGCTGTCACAGATGCCGACGCAGCAACGCCGAACCGCGGCGCGCTGCGGCGCATCGTCGATCAACAGAAAGAAGAGAACGTCGCGCTGCTGCAGGATTGGATCCGCAATCCGACCATCGCGGCAGAAGGGCTGAACATCCAAGGCGGCGCCGATTACATGGCGCGGCTTGCGCGCGAAGCCGGCTTCCAGACTGCCGAGATCGTCTCCACCGATGGCTCGCCCGGCGTGTGGGCGACGCTCGATGTCGGCGCGCCGAAAACGCTCGCTGTCTACTTCATGTACGACGTGAAACAGTTCAATCCGGCCGAATGGTCATCACCGCCACTTGAGGCGCGGCTGGTGAACAATGATCTCGGCCGCGTTGTCGTTGGTCGCGGCGCCGTGAACCAGAAGGGCCCCGAGATCGCGTTCCTCGGCGCCTTGCGTGCACTTCGCGCAGCGGGGCGCCAGCCGCCGGTCAACATCGTGCTGATCTGCGAAGGTGAAGAAGAAATCGGCAGCCCGCACTTCCATCAGATCGCACAGCACGCAAACGTGCTGCCGCGCCTGCAAAGTGCGCTGGGAGTCTTCATCCCGAGCGCTTGGCAAGATCCGACCACGGGCGGCGTCAGCGTCAATCTCGGCGCCAAAGGCGTCATCGAATGTGAACTGATCGCCAGTGGCGAGAACTGGGGCCGCGGCCCGACCCGCGACATTCACTCCAGCACCAAGGCCATGATCGACGCGCCAGTTTGGCGCCTCGTGCGCGCACTCGACACACTCACCAGCGAAGATGGCAATACGCCTGCAATCGATGGCTGGTTCGAGAATGTACGCCCGCTGACCGATCGCGAACGCGAACTTATCCAGATGGGCGCGCGCAACACCAGCGAAGAAGATTACAAACGGCGCAACGGTGTTTCGCACTTCATCGATGATCTGCCGTGGGCGCAGGCGTTGGAGCGCCTCGCTTCACAACCGACTGTCAACATTGAAGGCCTCGTGGCGGGCTATACCGGCCCCGGCGGCATGACCATACTCCCCCATCGCGGTGTCGCCAAACTCGACATGCGCTTGGTGCCCAACCAAACGCGCGCCGAATGCGAAGCGAAACTACGCGCGCACTTGGACGCACGCGGTTTCAACGATGTGCAGATCAATGTCAGCGGCGGCTATGATCCAACCGAAACGGCCGAGAGCAGCGCCATCGTGCAAGCGCAGCTCGCAGCCTATCGCCAAGCCGGCGCACGCACCGCGCTCAACCCGCGCCTTGCCGGCTCATGGCCTGGCGCGGTGTTCACAGCGGCGCCGGTCAGCATCCCCGCCGGCCAGTTCGGCTTAGGTCATGGCAACGGCGCGCACGCGCCGAACGAGTACTTCCTGATCGACAGCAGCAATCCGCGGGTTCAGGGGCTCAGCGGCGCGGTGATGGGCTTTATCGACATCATGTACGAGCTCGCGCGCTAG
- a CDS encoding aminopeptidase P family protein, with protein sequence MFQTYDDPGGPTLGRKHLPRLRKALKAAGLDGFIVPHEDEWQNEYVPPAYDRLAWTTGFTGSAGAAVVMADEAAVFVDGRYTLQVRAQVDNDLFAYRDLVDGGVPAYIRERGKQGQRIGYDPKLHSPDSLDRLRAAADGAGVILVPVERNPVDEIWDDRPPIPMAKVVPQQEAYTGENASSKRQRLGDGIAKEGADAVVITSPASIAWLFNVRGGDVARTPLPLGEAVLHKDGTADLFLADEKVSPQLREWLGNQVAIKPSEELQPTLRRLSGKKVKLDPSTASAWYFEELKAAGAEVIRGQDPVVLPRACKNAAEVEGSHKAHQRDGAAISKFLHWLATDGQTGKVQEIEACQKLEAFRTETGALKDLSFDSISGAGPNGAIVHYRVTKKTNRKLARGSLFLIDSGGQYEDGTTDITRTVAIGRASKEMKDRFTRVLKGHIALSRVRFPKGTTGHQLDALARMSLWDAGLDYDHGTGHGVGSYLGVHEGPHRIAKFVNTQPLEPGMIVSNEPGYYKTGAYGIRIENLQVVSPAADIEGGERPMLGFETLTLAPIARDLIVKQLLTKEEIAWLNTYHARVWAKIGPQLDGDAKAWLESATKPI encoded by the coding sequence GTGTTCCAGACTTATGACGATCCGGGCGGCCCCACCCTTGGCCGTAAGCACCTGCCCCGCTTGAGAAAAGCACTGAAAGCCGCCGGCTTGGATGGCTTCATCGTGCCTCACGAGGATGAATGGCAGAACGAATATGTGCCGCCGGCCTATGATCGTCTGGCCTGGACCACGGGCTTTACAGGCTCGGCCGGCGCGGCCGTCGTGATGGCCGATGAGGCCGCGGTTTTCGTGGACGGGCGCTACACGCTTCAAGTTCGCGCGCAGGTCGATAACGACCTCTTTGCCTATCGCGATCTCGTTGATGGCGGCGTGCCCGCCTACATCCGCGAACGCGGCAAGCAAGGCCAGCGCATCGGCTACGATCCGAAGCTCCATAGCCCAGACAGCCTCGATCGCCTGCGCGCGGCCGCCGATGGCGCGGGCGTCATCCTCGTTCCTGTTGAGCGCAATCCCGTCGATGAAATCTGGGACGACCGCCCACCGATCCCGATGGCGAAGGTCGTGCCACAACAAGAAGCCTATACCGGCGAGAACGCCTCTTCGAAGCGCCAGCGTTTGGGCGATGGCATCGCCAAGGAAGGCGCCGACGCTGTGGTGATTACCTCGCCCGCTTCGATCGCCTGGCTCTTCAACGTGCGTGGCGGCGATGTCGCGCGCACGCCGCTGCCGCTGGGCGAAGCCGTGCTGCACAAGGATGGCACCGCCGATCTCTTTCTCGCGGATGAAAAAGTCTCCCCGCAATTGCGCGAATGGCTCGGCAACCAAGTTGCGATCAAGCCCAGCGAAGAACTGCAGCCGACGCTGCGGAGGCTCAGCGGCAAAAAAGTGAAGCTCGATCCGTCGACGGCGAGCGCTTGGTATTTCGAAGAACTGAAAGCCGCTGGCGCGGAAGTCATTCGCGGGCAAGATCCGGTCGTGCTGCCGCGCGCCTGCAAGAATGCCGCGGAAGTCGAAGGCTCGCACAAAGCGCACCAGCGCGACGGCGCGGCGATCTCCAAATTCCTGCACTGGCTCGCGACCGATGGACAGACTGGCAAGGTCCAGGAAATCGAAGCCTGCCAAAAGCTCGAAGCCTTCCGCACCGAAACCGGCGCGCTGAAGGATCTCTCATTCGACTCCATTTCAGGCGCAGGCCCCAACGGCGCCATCGTCCACTATCGCGTGACCAAGAAAACTAACCGCAAACTTGCGCGCGGCTCACTCTTCCTCATCGACAGCGGCGGCCAATACGAAGATGGCACCACCGACATCACCCGCACCGTCGCCATCGGCCGCGCCTCCAAGGAAATGAAGGACCGCTTCACGCGCGTCCTCAAAGGCCACATCGCGCTCTCGCGCGTGCGCTTTCCAAAGGGCACGACCGGCCACCAACTCGATGCGCTCGCGCGCATGAGCCTGTGGGACGCCGGCCTCGACTACGATCACGGCACCGGCCACGGCGTCGGTTCGTATCTCGGCGTGCATGAGGGCCCGCACCGGATCGCGAAGTTCGTGAACACGCAGCCGCTTGAACCCGGCATGATCGTCTCGAACGAACCTGGCTATTACAAAACCGGCGCCTACGGCATCCGCATCGAAAATCTGCAAGTGGTGAGCCCCGCCGCCGACATCGAAGGCGGCGAGCGTCCGATGCTTGGTTTCGAGACGCTAACTCTGGCGCCAATCGCGCGCGATCTCATCGTGAAGCAGCTGCTCACCAAGGAAGAGATCGCGTGGCTGAACACATACCATGCGCGCGTCTGGGCAAAGATCGGCCCGCAGCTCGATGGTGACGCAAAGGCGTGGCTAGAAAGCGCGACGAAGCCGATCTAG
- a CDS encoding 50S ribosomal protein L11 methyltransferase produces MLLLTALGSQTLIRAAADELDRHDPSPADAVSWFEEKPGKFRIEIYVPTQQDAASVEAIVGAAAPELHLKIKKVKAADWVAMSLEGLPAVRAGRFVVAGAHALAGEANGRTRIWIEASEAFGTGHHGTTWGCLMALEGVLRERRVERVLDMGAGSGVLAIAAAKHGADALAIEIDHRAAAIAKINAKQNKVGPRMQVIAGDGARYIASKQFDLVFANILMRPLIRLAPKLVRAIEPGGTLILSGLLRQQAGLVREAYANRGLILEKQIPKEAWMTLVWRKP; encoded by the coding sequence ATGCTTCTCCTGACTGCCCTTGGCTCACAGACCCTCATCCGCGCGGCGGCGGATGAATTGGATCGCCACGATCCCTCGCCTGCCGACGCGGTGAGCTGGTTCGAGGAAAAGCCGGGCAAGTTTCGCATCGAGATTTATGTGCCGACCCAGCAGGACGCCGCCAGCGTCGAAGCAATCGTCGGCGCCGCCGCACCCGAGCTGCATCTCAAGATCAAAAAAGTGAAGGCCGCCGATTGGGTGGCAATGTCGCTTGAAGGCTTGCCTGCGGTGCGGGCCGGGCGTTTCGTTGTCGCGGGCGCGCACGCGCTGGCAGGCGAAGCCAACGGACGCACACGCATATGGATCGAGGCGAGCGAAGCCTTCGGCACCGGCCATCACGGCACAACCTGGGGCTGCCTCATGGCGCTCGAAGGCGTGCTGCGCGAGCGACGGGTTGAGCGCGTGCTGGATATGGGCGCCGGTTCAGGCGTGCTCGCTATCGCCGCGGCCAAACATGGCGCCGACGCTCTCGCGATCGAGATCGACCATCGCGCCGCCGCGATCGCCAAGATCAACGCCAAGCAGAACAAAGTCGGCCCGCGCATGCAGGTGATCGCGGGCGACGGCGCGCGCTACATCGCCAGCAAGCAATTCGATCTGGTGTTCGCTAATATTCTGATGCGGCCACTGATCAGGCTCGCGCCAAAACTTGTGCGCGCCATTGAACCTGGCGGTACGCTCATTCTCTCGGGTTTGTTGCGACAGCAGGCAGGTCTGGTGCGCGAAGCCTACGCCAATCGCGGACTCATTCTCGAAAAGCAGATTCCGAAAGAAGCTTGGATGACGCTCGTCTGGCGCAAGCCCTAG
- a CDS encoding ATP-dependent helicase, with product MSEEGEMLPISVRAAAGAPYLASLNAGQRAAVEALDGPVLVLAGAGTGKTRVLTTRLAHLLTTGKAKPWSVLAVTFTNKAAREMRERVEKLLGPGGGGLPWLGTFHSISARMLRTHAELVGLKNNFTILDTDDQVRLLKQIIDAEGVDEKRWPGRQLAGVIDGWKNRALTPEKVPKNEGFSFADGGGAKLYAIYQARLKILNACDFGDLLMHMIDIFQRYPDVLENYHKKLSHLMVDEYQDTNVAQYLWLRLLAQARKNLCVVGDDDQSIYGWRGAEVDNILRFEHDFPGAEVVRLEQNYRSTGHILAAASHLIANNRGRLGKTLFTDDDLGHRVKVRGVWDGEAEARLIADDIEGWRQSNRSYADCAVLVRAAWQMRAFEERFLMLRIPYKVIGGPRFFERAEVRDVHAYLRLIRSEDDDLAFERIVNQPKRGIGEGTVQKLHAYAGKPLVRFVTDNGPLFDQDTGEVVTEQPEPPGGATRFRTLIGAAREMVVTDDLPLKARTALRAFLADLDRWREQARTISHVELAEIVLDESGYTEMLRRDKSPQAQTRLENLKELVQSMGQYDTLEAYLEHVALVLDIENETDSENVQLSTLHAAKGLEFPLVFLPGWEEEVFPSKRSIDESGEKGLEEERRLAYVGITRARESARISFVANRQIYGRWQVVLPSRFIDELPSANVDAVSETGYGMQPPGVRDMAVEPFTSSYQSPGWRRAQERGAFQGKPPMIEGEARLVARSGGDDSSYKRGDRIFHQKFGYGRVSDVEGNKLTVQFEKAGEKRVIDSFVIPASAA from the coding sequence ATGAGCGAAGAAGGCGAAATGCTGCCGATCTCGGTGCGCGCAGCTGCGGGCGCGCCGTACCTTGCCTCGCTCAATGCGGGGCAACGCGCCGCGGTCGAGGCGCTCGACGGTCCGGTGCTCGTGCTCGCCGGCGCGGGCACCGGCAAAACGCGCGTGCTGACGACACGGCTCGCGCATTTGCTAACCACCGGCAAGGCCAAGCCTTGGTCGGTGCTTGCGGTCACGTTCACGAACAAGGCCGCGCGCGAAATGCGCGAGCGCGTCGAGAAACTGCTCGGCCCTGGCGGCGGTGGCCTGCCATGGCTTGGCACCTTCCACTCGATCAGCGCGCGCATGCTGCGCACGCACGCAGAACTCGTCGGGCTCAAGAACAATTTCACGATCCTCGACACGGACGATCAGGTTCGCTTGTTGAAGCAGATCATCGACGCGGAAGGCGTCGACGAAAAGCGCTGGCCGGGGCGTCAACTCGCCGGCGTCATCGACGGCTGGAAGAACCGCGCGCTGACTCCTGAGAAAGTGCCGAAGAACGAAGGCTTCTCGTTCGCCGATGGCGGCGGCGCGAAACTCTACGCGATCTATCAGGCACGGCTGAAAATCCTGAACGCGTGCGACTTCGGCGATCTGCTGATGCACATGATCGATATTTTCCAGCGCTATCCGGACGTACTGGAAAATTATCACAAGAAGCTCAGCCACCTAATGGTGGACGAGTATCAGGACACCAACGTCGCGCAGTATCTGTGGCTGCGACTGCTGGCGCAAGCGCGGAAAAATCTCTGCGTCGTCGGCGATGACGATCAATCGATCTATGGTTGGCGCGGCGCCGAGGTCGACAACATCCTCCGCTTTGAGCACGATTTTCCGGGCGCCGAAGTCGTGCGGCTGGAGCAAAACTATCGCTCGACCGGCCACATTCTGGCGGCCGCGTCGCATCTCATCGCCAACAATCGCGGCCGCTTAGGCAAGACGCTCTTCACCGACGATGATCTGGGTCACCGCGTGAAGGTGCGCGGCGTCTGGGACGGCGAGGCCGAAGCACGCCTGATCGCGGACGACATCGAAGGCTGGCGGCAAAGCAATCGCTCATACGCCGATTGCGCGGTGCTGGTGCGCGCGGCCTGGCAGATGCGAGCCTTCGAAGAACGCTTCTTGATGCTACGCATTCCCTATAAGGTGATTGGCGGTCCGCGCTTCTTCGAACGCGCCGAAGTGCGCGACGTCCACGCTTATCTGCGCCTCATTCGCTCGGAGGACGACGACCTCGCCTTCGAGCGCATCGTCAATCAGCCAAAGCGCGGCATCGGCGAAGGCACGGTGCAAAAACTGCACGCCTACGCAGGCAAGCCGCTGGTGCGGTTCGTGACCGACAACGGCCCCCTCTTCGATCAGGACACGGGCGAAGTCGTCACCGAACAGCCTGAGCCGCCAGGCGGCGCGACGCGCTTTCGCACCCTGATCGGTGCGGCGCGTGAAATGGTTGTGACCGACGATCTGCCGCTGAAAGCGCGAACGGCGCTGCGCGCCTTCCTGGCCGATCTAGATCGCTGGCGAGAGCAAGCGCGCACAATAAGCCACGTCGAACTCGCCGAGATCGTCCTCGATGAAAGCGGCTACACGGAGATGTTGCGCCGAGACAAATCTCCGCAAGCGCAGACGCGGCTCGAAAACTTGAAGGAACTGGTCCAGTCCATGGGCCAGTACGACACACTCGAAGCCTATCTCGAACACGTCGCGCTGGTGCTCGATATCGAAAACGAGACCGACAGCGAGAACGTGCAACTCTCAACACTCCACGCCGCAAAGGGCTTGGAATTTCCGCTCGTCTTCTTACCTGGCTGGGAAGAGGAAGTTTTCCCCTCCAAACGCTCAATCGACGAGAGCGGCGAGAAGGGTTTGGAAGAAGAGCGCCGGCTGGCTTATGTCGGCATCACGCGAGCGCGTGAGAGTGCGCGGATTTCGTTCGTAGCAAACCGGCAAATTTACGGGCGCTGGCAGGTGGTGCTGCCCTCGCGCTTCATCGATGAATTGCCGAGCGCCAACGTCGATGCCGTGAGCGAGACCGGCTACGGCATGCAGCCGCCTGGCGTGCGCGACATGGCAGTCGAGCCCTTCACCTCGAGCTATCAATCGCCGGGCTGGCGGCGCGCGCAAGAACGCGGCGCGTTTCAAGGCAAGCCACCAATGATCGAAGGCGAGGCTCGCTTGGTGGCGCGCAGCGGCGGCGATGACTCAAGTTACAAACGCGGCGACCGCATCTTCCACCAAAAATTCGGCTACGGCCGCGTCAGCGACGTCGAAGGCAACAAGCTCACCGTGCAATTCGAGAAAGCCGGCGAAAAGCGCGTGATCGACAGCTTCGTCATTCCGGCGAGTGCGGCCTAG